A window of Gudongella oleilytica genomic DNA:
CCGACAAAAAACTTGGTTATCCAAGTCGTCCAGTGTTGGATAAATGGATATTAGAGAGAGCACCAGATGAAAAGAGACATTGTTGTACTGGTGGATCTAATATAAAATATGCACTTGAACAGAAAGAAAAAGCTGTCATTTCTTTGTGCTCTGGAAACGAACCTGCCAAACAGGTTGCTGAAGAGCATGGAGTAACTATAGAAAGTATTTATAACTGGAAAAGACAGCTTCTTAAAGAGGAGCTTGCAAAGGCAACTGCCGATAATGCTCAGGAACATTGAAAAACCTAAAGTACATTCTGACCGAGGATGTCACTACCGTTGGCCAGGTTGGTTAGAACGGATTGAAAAAGCACAGCTTATAAGATCTATGTCAAAAAAAGGATGTTCGCCTGACAATGCAGCATGTGA
This region includes:
- a CDS encoding transposase, whose translation is MLDKWILERAPDEKRHCCTGGSNIKYALEQKEKAVISLCSGNEPAKQVAEEHGVTIESIYNWKRQLLKEELAKATADNAQEH